The DNA window GATTGGGGCGCCGCACTGGCGCAGCAGTCCGCCGCGGAATCTAAAGAACAACAGGGCGGGGCGGCCAAAGGAGGCCAGAAAAACGTGCAAAGCGCACCAATGGAAGAGTTTGAAGAGTCAACCCTACCTGCAAACGGTACACACCCGGACCTGGATGTCATCCTCGACATCCCCGTAACGATCTCCATGGAAGTGGGGAACAGCAGTATTCCGATCCGCAATCTCCTGCAGCTCAACCAGGGCTCTGTGCTCGAGCTTGACCGTCTGGCCGGCGAACCTCTGGACGTCCTGGTGAACGGTATGCTCATAGCCCACGGCGAGGTGGTCATGGTAAACGAGAAGTTCGGCATCCGGCTGACGGATGTTATCAGTCCATCAGAACGCATTCGAAAGTTGACCAAATGACGCTAACGAAACACATGGGCTTGCCTTACGGTCGCATTGGGCTGTGTATCGCGTTTCTCATTGCCAGCATGGGCCCGGCCTGGGCGGCCGAGCCGAAGGCTGCGCCCGCACCGTCGACGCCCTGGGAGAACATGAGTAGCGTGGCTCTGGGCCTGCTCGCCGTGCTTGCGGTGATATTTTTATCGGCCTGGCTGGTCCGTCGCCTGCAGGGCATGCAAGGTCCCAACAACAATGCCGTAAAAACAATTGCGGTGTTGCCGGTCGGGCAACGGGAACGTATTGCCTTGCTGGAAGTCGGGGGGACTCAGTTACTGGTCGGTATCACTGCCCAATCCATCAGAACGCTTCACGTCTTTGACGAGCCTGTCGTTGATGCCGCGGGCACCGGCGGCAACGGCGATTTCGCGTCAAGATTGCAGGCCATGCTGTCGAAGGGCGTTGTCAATCAGGGCCGCGGAACCAAACAGAAAGGGAACACGGAGTGAGGGTCGGGCGGCGGTTGTTAGTTGGCGTGTTTACCATTCTTGTGGGGCTGCTTCTGGTTGCGCAGCCGGCCTTTGCCGCACCCGAAGGGATACCCGCATTCACCGTGACGCCAGGGGAAGACGGTACCGAGCAGTATTCGGTAACCCTGCAGGTCCTCTTCCTCATGACGGCACTGTCGTTTCTGCCGGCGTTCGTGATGATGATGACCTCTTTCACCCGGATCATCGTGGTCTTTGCGATCCTCCGCCAGGCCATCGGGCTGCAGTCCACGCCGTCCAACCAGATCCTGCTGGGGTTGGCGCTTTTTCTGACTATTTTTATCATGACGCCGGTGCTGGAGCAGGTAAATGAGCAGGCGTTGCAGCCTTACATGGCTGAGGAGCTGGAACCTTTGGAGGCATTGGAGCGAGCCAGCCTGCCGTTCCGGGAGTTCATGCTTTCCCAGACGCGCGAAGCCGACCTGGCGATGTTTATCCGCATCGCGGACGCCACCTACGAAACCCCGGAAGACGTCTCATTCTGGGTTCTGATGCCCGCTTTCGTGACCAGTGAGCTCAAGACCGCTTTTCAGATCGGCTTTATGCTTTTCATACCTTTCCTTGTCATCGACATGGTGGTGGCCAGCGTTCTGATGGCCATGGGTATGATGATGCTGTCGCCCGTTATCATCTCCCTGCCGTTCAAGATCATGCTGTTTGTTCTGGTGGACGGCTGGTCGATGATTATGGGTACACTCGCGGCGAGCTACGGGATGTAGTCCGCCTTACGCACGGAGGTATCGGATGTCGCCTGCAACCGCCGTTGACCTCATCCGCGACGGGATGAGTCTGATTGTGCTTATGGCCCTGGTTATCATCGGGCCCGGGCTTATCGTTGGCCTCATCGTCAGCGTTTTTCAGGCCGCCACCCAGATCAACGAGCAGACACTCAGCTTCCTGCCGCGCCTGATCGTAACCTTGCTGGTGATCATGGTGATGGGCCCCTGGATGCTTGATCGGCTGCTGGACCACTTCAACGGCATCCTCATGGACATTCCGGGCCTTATCGGGTGAGGGCGGGCTATGCCTCTTGAGATCAGTGCGGACCAGATCGGGCAATGGGTGGGTGGTCACCTCTGGCCACTCTTCCGCATCGCCAGTTTTCTCATGGTGATGCCCGTAATCGGGACCAATCTGGTGCCGGTGCGAGTCCGCATGGGGCTGGCCCTTCTCATTACCATTATCGTCGTACCGCTGATTGGCCCCGTGCCCGCCGTAGATCCTCTCTCCGCAACGGCCGTACAGATAACACTCCAGCAGATCCTCATCGGTACTGCCATGGCTTTCGCTGTGACGTTGCTGATGCAGGTGTTTATCGTGGCAGGCCAGATTATCGCCATGCAGATGGGGCTTGGGTTCGCCTCCATGATGGACCCGTCCAACGGCGTTCAGGTTACTGTTCTGTCCCAGTTCTATCTGGTGGCGGTCACGCTGGTGTTTCTGGCACTGAACGGTCATCTGGTCGTTATTGAGAGCCTGATAGAAAGCTTTCGCGTTATGCCGGTAGCAGCCGATGGGCTTAGCCTCAACAGCATCTGGGCGCTCATTGTCCGGATAAGCTGGGTCTTTTCTGCAGCGATGCTTGTTGCATTGCCGGCTGTGACTGCGGTCCTGATTGTGTATCTCTCTTTCGGCGTGATGACCCGCGCCGCGCCTCAGATGAATATTTTCGCGATTGGCTTTCCTATCTCGCTGCTGTTCGGGCTTTTTGCTACCTGGGTGCTCCTGGGCGGGTTGGCGCCCAAGTTCATGGCCCTGAGCGAAAATACCTTCATGTTCCTGCGCCAGCTCCAGACGGGGCTGTGACTATGCCAGGGGCTGTGACTATGCCATGGGCTGTGACTATGACAGGGGTTATGGCCATGACGGAGGACTGCTGAAGGATGGCTGAAGACAGCAGTGGCGGTCAGGAAAAAACCGAAGACCCGACCCAGCGACGCCTCGACAAATCCCGTGAGGACGGCCAGGTCGCCCGCTCTCGCGAACTTGGCACAATGGCCGTACTCATGACCGGGGCGGCGGGCCTGATGATCTTCGGCGGCTCCATCGGTAGCGGCATGATGGACATCATGCGGGACAACTTCGCGCTTTCCCGGTCTGCCATCGAACAGCCGGGCCAGATGATGGAGCACCTGCGCGATGCCGGGTGGCACATGGGGCTACTGACGCTGCCGTTGCTGGTTATCCTGTCGATCTCAGCCATTGTTGGCACCATCGGCATTGGCGGCATACTGCTGAGCGGTAAAGCCTTACTGCCCAAATTCAGCCGGATGAATCCCGTTAGCGGGCTGAAAAAAATGATCGGCCCTAACTCCCTAGTGGAACTGGTCAAAAGTATCGCCAAGGTTTCATTGGTGCTTACCATTGCGCTCACGGTACTCAACATGCGAGTTGAAGACCTGCTGGCAATGGAATGGGAAGCGCCCGAGCCTGCGATAGAACATATGCTCTGGACGGTGGGCTGGACGTTTTTCCTGCTTTCCTGCTCGATGATCCTGGTAGCAGCGATTGATGTTCCCTTCCAGATTTATAGCCATCAGAAAAAACTCAAGATGACCAAGCAGGAGGTCAAGGATGAGTTCAAAGAGACGGAAGGTAAGCCTGAAGTCAAAGGGCGCATCCGCCGCCTGCAAATGGAGATGTCCCAGCGGCGGATGATGCAGGACGTACCAACAGCCGATGTCGTCATTACCAACCCGACCCACTACGCCGTCGCCCTGAAGTATGATGCCAAGAGCATGGGCGCGCCAATTGTGGTCGCCAAGGGCGCTGACGAAATCGCCCTGACGATAGGGCGTATTGCTCGCGAGAATAAAGTCGAACTGTTGCAGTCGCCGCCGCTGACCCGCGCTATTTACCATTCCACGGAGATTGGTGGCGAGATTCCGGGCGGCCTGTATATCGCCGTAGCTCAGGTACTGGCATACCTCTACCAACTGAGGCAGTACCGCCGGGGGCAGGGCGACCGCCCACCGAAGCCTGATACACCGATACCCGATGAGCTCAGGCGCGACAGCTGACGCCACAAGACTATTGGTGCTCAGGCCCGATAACATTTCCCGCCCCAATCTGACAGCACCCGCACGGCGTGAGTACGGGTTGGTACGCATCTTGCGATACTCCTCCTGAAGCTGCCCTGGCGTCAAAAAACCGGCAGCGCTTTTTCTGATTCAGGTGGAGTGAGCGGTTAGATGCAACGGGCTGCCGTATTCAACAACATGAGAACCATGGCGCACGGGAACCTGGGTATACCCCTGATGGTTATCGTGCTGCTGGGCATGATGACGTTGCCCGTCCCGGTATTCCTGCTGGATGTGCTGTTCACCTTCAATATTGTGCTTTCCCTCGTGGTCTTGCTGGTCTGTGTCTATGCGATGCGCCCCATGGATTTTGCCGCCTTCCCCACGGTATTGCTGATTGCGACCCTTCTGCGCCTCGCTCTGAACGTCGCCTCAACCCGTATCGTTCTCATGAATGGCCACGAAGGCGGAGATGCTGCCGGTAAGGTAATTGAGTCTTTTGGCGCGGTGCTGATCGGCGGCAACTATGCCGTCGGTATTGTCGTTTTTGCCATCCTGATGATCATCAACTTCGCTGTTGTGACCAAAGGCGCGGGCCGGGTTTCGGAAGTTAGCGCGCGTTTCACCCTCGATGCGATGCCCGGCAAGCAAATGGCCATTGACGCCGACCTCAACTCGGGGCTGATCGACCAGGATGAAGCCCGGCTCCGGCGCGAGGAGGTAGGCCAGGAAGCTGACTTCTACGGCTCGATGGACGGTGCCTCCAAGTTTGTTCGCGGCGATGCGATCGCCGGCCTGCTGATACTGTTCATTAACCTGATTGGCGGTATCGCCATCGGCATGGCTCAACACAGCCTCAACTTTTCCAGTGCGGTTGAAACCTATGCGCTGCTGACCATTGGTGATGGGCTTGTCGCCCAGATTCCTTCATTGCTGTTGTCCACCGCTACCGCCATTATTGTGACCCGCGTGGGCAAGGCCCAGGATATGGGCACCCAGGTGCTGGGGCAGCTGTTTACCGCGCCGCGAGCACTGGCTATCAGCGGCGGTATCCTGGTGCTGATGGGTCTGATTCCCGGCATGCCGCATGTGGCGTTTCTGAGCATGGGCGGCGGTGCTGTCTGGATCGCCTGGTGGATCAAGCGCAAAGCTGACCAGGCGGTTGAGGAGGACGCAGAAGTGTTCCCTCAGCGTGCATTGCCAGGGCAACCCAAACCCAAGAGTCTCGCTGGCCCAGTCTCCGGCGAGGCCTTGCCGGCGCCGGGCGAATCCCGGGAGCTGGGTTGGGACGACGTAGTCACTGTCGACATCATTGGCCTCGAGGTCGGCTATCGCCTAATCCCGCTGGTCGACAAATCCCAGGGCGGTCAGCTGCTGACACGCATCAAAGGCGTTCGGAAGAAGCTGTCGCAGGATCTGGGCTTTCTCATGCCGTCAGTCCATATCCGGGATAACCTGGACCTGATGCCAAACGTCTACCGCATTACCCTGATGGGCGTCACCCTGGCCGAAGCCGAAATTCATCCGGAACGTGAACTCGCGATCGACCCCGGTCAGGTTTTTGGCAAGGTTGAGGGTATTGCCGGCAAAGACCCGGCGTTCGGGCTGGATGCAACCTGGATCGATGCGAGTCAGCGCGACCAGGCCCAGACTCTGGGGTACACGGTAGTGGATGCCAGCACTGTCGTAGCCACACACCTGAACCAGATCCTGCAGAAACATGCTCACGAGTTGCTCGGCCATGAAGAGGTCCAGAAATGGCTGGATCAGTTGGAGAAGATGTCGCCAAAACTGTCCGAAGAGCTTATTCCAAATACTTTATCTATCAGTCTGTTGCTTAAGGTTCTTCAGAATCTGCTTTTGGAAGAGGTGCCGATTCGCGATATGCGCAGCATCGCTGAGGCAATCGTCAACGTGCAGCCACGCAGCCAGGATCCTCAGGCGCTGACCAGTGCAGCCCGACTGTCGCTGCGTCGGCTGATTATTCAGAGCATCTGCGGAAACGAATCAGATATACCGGTCATTACGCTTGATCCACAGTTGGAACAGATGTTGCTTAAGTCTAGGCAACAGAGTCAACAATCCGGCAGTGGTGATGAAATAGGGCTGGTACTGGAGCCCAACCTGGTGGAGAAGCTGCAGAGCTCGTTAAGAGACGCAGCCCAGCGCCAGGAAATGCTCGGCAAACCCGCCATCCTGTTGGTTTCCGCGCCGCTCAGGCCGGTGTTGGCCAGGTTCGTGCGATTCGGTATAGAGCGTCTGTATGTGCTTTCTTACCAGGAAATGCCGGACAACAAGCAGATTACCATCGTCTCGTCAGTCGGCCAGTAAGCTGATGTGTAGCAGGAGTGAGTCATGAAGGTTAAACGTTTCTTTGCCCCGAGTATGGCCCAGGCCCTTCGGCTGGTTCGTGATGAAATGGGGTCGGACGCAGTGATCCTGTCGAACCGTCGTGTCGACAATGGCGTTGAGATCGTGACGGCACTCAACTATAACGAAGGTGAGGTACGCGCGCAGTTTGGCGTGCCTGATCCTGCGGCTCTTAACAGTGGTCGGGTAGCGGCGCTTCAGGCCGAGCACCATTTGCGCCTGGAAGGGGAGCTGGGCCGTGCGCGCAGCCACATTCGGGACGTTCGTGAGCGTGCCACTGCCCGCCAGAACCCCTCTGTGGCAGCTGCCACGCCGGCTGCCCAGCCAGAGCCGGTTGCTCCAGCGGCTCCGGCAGCTGTGGACCCGGTTCAGCCGGAAGCCTGGGCCGAGATGCGTGCAGAAATTCATTCCCTGCGAGAGCTTTTGCAGGGCCGCGCATCCGCCCCTGCTTCTTCGGCTCTGTCCGAGCGTGTGTCGCTGGTTGAGAAGCGTTTGCAGGAAAGGCTGCAGGACCTGGGACTGAGCCGCGAGTTAAGCGGCAGCCTCGCTGGCGAGCACGCCCAGGGCCGTCTGGATAATAGCTGGAAGTCGGCGCTCAAAGGCATCGCCACCTCCCTGGTGGCCGAAGGACGGGAGTGGATGGATCGCGGCGGTATTTACGCCATGGTCGGGGCCACCGGCGCCGGCAAGACCACAACTCTTGGCAAACTTGCGGCCCGCTATGTGCTGAAGTACGGCGCCGATTCGGTTGCCCTGATCACAACTGACCGCTACCGGGTCGCCGCACACGAGCAGCTGTTTGTGTTCGGGCGTATCCTCGGTGTGCCGGTGCGGGTGGTGGACGAATCCAATAACCTGGACAGCTTGCTGGACGAGCTTTCCGACAAGCGGCTGGTTCTGATCGATACCGCCGGACTCAATGCCAGCGATCGTGGTTGGCAGGAGCAAATGGATGAGCTGGCCAGCAGCCGGCACCCGATCCAGACTTATCTGCTGATGGCCGCGACCAGCCAGGCCCGAATTATGAAATCGACCTGGCATTTGTATAAGATGATGGGGCTCGCTGGCTGCGTCATCACCAAGCTGGACGAGGCTCTGACCGTCGGTGAGGTGCTTGAATTTATCATGGACAGCCAATTGCCCATGGCCTACTACACGGACGGCCAGAAGATTCCCCAGGATCTTCATCGCGCTGGAGCCGGTGCAT is part of the Hydrocarboniclastica marina genome and encodes:
- the flhF gene encoding flagellar biosynthesis protein FlhF; translated protein: MKVKRFFAPSMAQALRLVRDEMGSDAVILSNRRVDNGVEIVTALNYNEGEVRAQFGVPDPAALNSGRVAALQAEHHLRLEGELGRARSHIRDVRERATARQNPSVAAATPAAQPEPVAPAAPAAVDPVQPEAWAEMRAEIHSLRELLQGRASAPASSALSERVSLVEKRLQERLQDLGLSRELSGSLAGEHAQGRLDNSWKSALKGIATSLVAEGREWMDRGGIYAMVGATGAGKTTTLGKLAARYVLKYGADSVALITTDRYRVAAHEQLFVFGRILGVPVRVVDESNNLDSLLDELSDKRLVLIDTAGLNASDRGWQEQMDELASSRHPIQTYLLMAATSQARIMKSTWHLYKMMGLAGCVITKLDEALTVGEVLEFIMDSQLPMAYYTDGQKIPQDLHRAGAGALVKLAVRRLQALAETPPLLSKGA
- the fliN gene encoding flagellar motor switch protein FliN encodes the protein MADEEKKKAGEMSEDEKLAAEWEAAMEETGDGQDGDDDDWGAALAQQSAAESKEQQGGAAKGGQKNVQSAPMEEFEESTLPANGTHPDLDVILDIPVTISMEVGNSSIPIRNLLQLNQGSVLELDRLAGEPLDVLVNGMLIAHGEVVMVNEKFGIRLTDVISPSERIRKLTK
- the fliO gene encoding flagellar biosynthetic protein FliO, which encodes MTLTKHMGLPYGRIGLCIAFLIASMGPAWAAEPKAAPAPSTPWENMSSVALGLLAVLAVIFLSAWLVRRLQGMQGPNNNAVKTIAVLPVGQRERIALLEVGGTQLLVGITAQSIRTLHVFDEPVVDAAGTGGNGDFASRLQAMLSKGVVNQGRGTKQKGNTE
- the flhB gene encoding flagellar biosynthesis protein FlhB, translating into MAEDSSGGQEKTEDPTQRRLDKSREDGQVARSRELGTMAVLMTGAAGLMIFGGSIGSGMMDIMRDNFALSRSAIEQPGQMMEHLRDAGWHMGLLTLPLLVILSISAIVGTIGIGGILLSGKALLPKFSRMNPVSGLKKMIGPNSLVELVKSIAKVSLVLTIALTVLNMRVEDLLAMEWEAPEPAIEHMLWTVGWTFFLLSCSMILVAAIDVPFQIYSHQKKLKMTKQEVKDEFKETEGKPEVKGRIRRLQMEMSQRRMMQDVPTADVVITNPTHYAVALKYDAKSMGAPIVVAKGADEIALTIGRIARENKVELLQSPPLTRAIYHSTEIGGEIPGGLYIAVAQVLAYLYQLRQYRRGQGDRPPKPDTPIPDELRRDS
- the flhA gene encoding flagellar biosynthesis protein FlhA encodes the protein MQRAAVFNNMRTMAHGNLGIPLMVIVLLGMMTLPVPVFLLDVLFTFNIVLSLVVLLVCVYAMRPMDFAAFPTVLLIATLLRLALNVASTRIVLMNGHEGGDAAGKVIESFGAVLIGGNYAVGIVVFAILMIINFAVVTKGAGRVSEVSARFTLDAMPGKQMAIDADLNSGLIDQDEARLRREEVGQEADFYGSMDGASKFVRGDAIAGLLILFINLIGGIAIGMAQHSLNFSSAVETYALLTIGDGLVAQIPSLLLSTATAIIVTRVGKAQDMGTQVLGQLFTAPRALAISGGILVLMGLIPGMPHVAFLSMGGGAVWIAWWIKRKADQAVEEDAEVFPQRALPGQPKPKSLAGPVSGEALPAPGESRELGWDDVVTVDIIGLEVGYRLIPLVDKSQGGQLLTRIKGVRKKLSQDLGFLMPSVHIRDNLDLMPNVYRITLMGVTLAEAEIHPERELAIDPGQVFGKVEGIAGKDPAFGLDATWIDASQRDQAQTLGYTVVDASTVVATHLNQILQKHAHELLGHEEVQKWLDQLEKMSPKLSEELIPNTLSISLLLKVLQNLLLEEVPIRDMRSIAEAIVNVQPRSQDPQALTSAARLSLRRLIIQSICGNESDIPVITLDPQLEQMLLKSRQQSQQSGSGDEIGLVLEPNLVEKLQSSLRDAAQRQEMLGKPAILLVSAPLRPVLARFVRFGIERLYVLSYQEMPDNKQITIVSSVGQ
- the fliP gene encoding flagellar type III secretion system pore protein FliP (The bacterial flagellar biogenesis protein FliP forms a type III secretion system (T3SS)-type pore required for flagellar assembly.) is translated as MFTILVGLLLVAQPAFAAPEGIPAFTVTPGEDGTEQYSVTLQVLFLMTALSFLPAFVMMMTSFTRIIVVFAILRQAIGLQSTPSNQILLGLALFLTIFIMTPVLEQVNEQALQPYMAEELEPLEALERASLPFREFMLSQTREADLAMFIRIADATYETPEDVSFWVLMPAFVTSELKTAFQIGFMLFIPFLVIDMVVASVLMAMGMMMLSPVIISLPFKIMLFVLVDGWSMIMGTLAASYGM
- the fliR gene encoding flagellar biosynthetic protein FliR; translated protein: MPLEISADQIGQWVGGHLWPLFRIASFLMVMPVIGTNLVPVRVRMGLALLITIIVVPLIGPVPAVDPLSATAVQITLQQILIGTAMAFAVTLLMQVFIVAGQIIAMQMGLGFASMMDPSNGVQVTVLSQFYLVAVTLVFLALNGHLVVIESLIESFRVMPVAADGLSLNSIWALIVRISWVFSAAMLVALPAVTAVLIVYLSFGVMTRAAPQMNIFAIGFPISLLFGLFATWVLLGGLAPKFMALSENTFMFLRQLQTGL
- the fliQ gene encoding flagellar biosynthesis protein FliQ, with protein sequence MSPATAVDLIRDGMSLIVLMALVIIGPGLIVGLIVSVFQAATQINEQTLSFLPRLIVTLLVIMVMGPWMLDRLLDHFNGILMDIPGLIG